One Choloepus didactylus isolate mChoDid1 chromosome 8, mChoDid1.pri, whole genome shotgun sequence DNA window includes the following coding sequences:
- the LOC119543034 gene encoding RAD51-associated protein 1-like: MVRPVRHKKSVNYSQFEDSDSDDDFISSTAPLNKKPKTAQKEIKQDKSKPKLKDFEKEDGPLQEKNTRKRMALDDKLYKRSLEVALALSVKEIPTVTIDGQESQDECIEKCGSTETGTVKKSSHISNCSVASNYLGLDKITEEDDFHDVQGKRKAASKAMVQQRKILLEGSDGDSVNDSEPDFATSEDAEDDSDFGESEDNDEEFTMRKSKTKEIKKKEVKVKSPVEKKEKKPKSKCNALVTSGDSTPAAIKSESQPSPKKASLPSAAVRKPLQMCSPSAESKRPKWVPPAVSGSSSNSSSPLAGVSVKSPSQSLRLGLSRLARVKPLHPNATNS, translated from the coding sequence ATGGTGCGGCCTGTACGGCATAAGAAATCAGTCAATTACTCACAGTTTGAGGACTCAGACAGTGatgatgattttatttcttcaactGCACCTTTAAACAAGAAACCCAAAACAGCacaaaaagagataaaacaagaCAAATCAAAACCTAAATTGAAGGATTTTGAGAAAGAAGATGGCCCACTACAGGAGAAAAACACTAGAAAAAGGATGGCTTTAGATGACAAGCTCTACAAGAGAAGCTTAGAAGTCGCACTAGCATTATCAGTGAAGGAAATTCCAACAGTCACCATTGATGGACAGGAGTCTCAAGATGAATGCATTGAAAAATGTGGCAGTACTGAAACAGGAACAGTGAAGAAGTCTTCTCATATCTCTAACTGCAGTGTAGCCAGCAATTACTTAGGTTTGGATAAGATCACTGAGGAAGATGATTTTCATGATgttcaagggaaaagaaaagcagcatCTAAAGCTATGGTACAACAGAGGAAGATTCTTTTGGAAGGCAGTGATGGTGATAGTGTAAATGACTCCGAACCAGACTTTGCAACTAGTGAAGATGCTGAGGATGATTCTGATTTTGGTGAGAGTGAAGATAATGATGAAGAGTTCActatgagaaaaagtaaaactaaagaaattaaaaagaaagaagtgaaggtaaAATCCCCagtagagaagaaagagaagaaacctaAATCCAAATGTAATGCATTGGTGACTTCAGGAGACTCTACGCCAGCTGCCATCAAATCAGAATCTCAGCCTTCACCAAAAAAGGCTTCTCTTCCTTCAGCGGCTGTTAGGAAACCATTACAAATGTGCAGTCCTTCAGCTGAAAGCAAGAGACCTAAGTGGGTCCCACCAGCGGTATCTGGAAgtagcagcaacagcagcagcccaCTGGCAGGAGTGTCCGTTAAGTCTCCAAGTCAGAGTCTCCGCCTTGGCTTGTCCAGATTAGCACGAGTTAAACCTTTGCATCCAAATGCCACTAATAGCTGA